A region from the Bacillota bacterium genome encodes:
- a CDS encoding ABC transporter substrate-binding protein: MSLTVSLILTLSLAFLGAGSTLGADRTSKKLAPLSPPVTVKVGMKRAPSDAGLLIGIYKGYYEELGIKIEEIQFNSGQEMINLLASGQLDVGCTVTAAGLFNAMLRDIPIKIVADKGTNIPGMGYYRLVIRKDLVGVIKDFKDLKGRKAAIVGTASLDEIALDRCLAAGGMSTKDVDLQVIRAFPDMLVALGNGSIDAAMLIEPFVAQGVQKGIIDRWKDPSEYDPHAQTALLVYGLSMIKRPEVANRFMVAYIKALRDYNDAFIKNKGRDEIIQILAKTSTVRDPEVYERMYPAGLNPNGYVRMKGVEMDIDWYIARGLLKGKLKVEDVVDNQYVDFALRVLGKY, from the coding sequence ATGAGCTTGACGGTGAGCTTGATCTTAACGCTATCGCTCGCGTTTCTTGGCGCTGGGTCCACTTTGGGGGCAGACCGGACGAGCAAGAAGCTTGCCCCACTCTCGCCGCCGGTAACGGTTAAGGTGGGAATGAAACGGGCTCCATCCGATGCCGGCCTCCTCATCGGCATCTATAAGGGGTACTATGAGGAGCTTGGGATCAAGATCGAAGAAATCCAGTTCAATTCGGGACAGGAGATGATCAACCTCCTCGCGTCAGGCCAGCTCGATGTCGGCTGCACAGTCACAGCGGCCGGCCTCTTCAACGCAATGCTCCGCGATATCCCCATCAAGATCGTCGCCGACAAGGGCACGAATATCCCGGGCATGGGATATTACCGGCTCGTCATCCGCAAAGACCTGGTCGGGGTGATAAAAGACTTCAAGGACCTCAAGGGGCGAAAGGCTGCTATAGTCGGCACGGCGTCTCTCGACGAAATCGCCCTCGACCGGTGCCTGGCCGCAGGCGGCATGTCCACGAAGGACGTAGACCTCCAGGTTATAAGGGCCTTCCCTGATATGCTGGTTGCGCTCGGCAATGGGAGCATCGATGCCGCCATGCTCATCGAGCCTTTTGTGGCCCAGGGGGTTCAAAAGGGGATCATCGACCGGTGGAAAGACCCATCGGAATATGATCCCCACGCCCAGACCGCGCTCCTGGTATATGGTCTTAGCATGATAAAGCGGCCTGAGGTAGCAAACCGCTTCATGGTAGCCTATATCAAGGCTCTGCGCGACTACAATGATGCCTTTATCAAGAATAAGGGAAGGGATGAGATAATCCAGATCCTGGCCAAAACCTCCACTGTAAGGGATCCCGAAGTATATGAGAGGATGTACCCGGCTGGCCTGAACCCTAATGGCTATGTGAGGATGAAAGGGGTAGAAATGGACATCGACTGGTATATCGCAAGGGGGCTCCTCAAGGGGAAACTCAAGGTGGAAGATGTTGTGGACAATCAGTATGTGGACTTCGCCTTGAGGGTACTGGGCAAATACTAA